The genomic window GTTGAAGTGATGGCGGCGGTTACGATCTTGTCTATCGGCTTGATAGGCAGTTTGAATCTGATAAACTATAATTTAAGGAATATTTCTTTTCAAAAAAATAAAATAGTCGCCGCGGGTTTAGTAGAGGATGGAATGGAGCGAGTGAGAAATGTTCGCGATACCAATTGGCTTAAAGGAGAATTGGATTGGAAGCATAATATCGAAGGAGACATTCCGCCGAATAAGACAATAACATTTTTTTGCGCTAATACTGCTATCAGTGGTAAAGTAATGCCACCGCCATTAAATATTGATGATTGTGGTTCTAAGTGCCAAATTTATGTTTATACGAAAATTGCGGATGGCTCAAAATGTTATTCTGATAATTTTGGAAATCAAGCTGGGTATGGCTATGTTACTACCGATTTTTACCGCTTGGTAGCATTAAATGAAAAATCAAACGATTCAGTTGAAGTGAAAGTTGCAGTCAAATGGAGCGAGGGCGGGCAAGATAAATATTTAACCGCAACCGAAATTTTATATAATTGGAGACAATAAAAATGGCGTTGGAAATTTTTAAAAAAATCAATAACGAAAAAGGCATCAGTCTTGTTGAACTTGTGGTGGCGGTGTCTGTTTTTTCAATGGTGATTACCGCAGCTTCGGGAATATTCATAAACGCGTTAAAAGCGCAAAAAACAATAGTCGCAAAACAAAACGTTGCGGATAATTTGCGTTATATAATGGAATTTATGGTTAAGGAAATGAGAATGGCGCAAACAGATACCGTAAATCCCGATTTGACGTTTAATGACGGCGCGGCAACTCCGGTAACAGTTAAGAATGGCCGTTTTACCAAAATTTCTTTTAAAAATATGTCTTCATCTTCAATAGTTTATGATTTTGACAGCGTGAACAGTAAAATCTTAAGAAATGATTTTGGCGGCACCGGAGGCGCTCAGGCGATCTCGTCCGACGAGGTTTTAATAACCGATTTAAAGTTTATGGTTAATAACTGGAATTTGACCACTGGTCCTGCCGCGGCCGCTCCTTTTATCACTATTTGGATCAAAGCAAAAGCTAAAAGCGGAGCTGGCGGGGAAACGGAGCTGCAAACCAGCGTGTCGCCGCGTATTTATTAATTTATCGCGAATTACGAAATAGCTTTACTGTCACCCTGAGCTTGTCGAAGGGCAGCCTAGTTTAACGCAAATTTGCCTATAGTTCGACAAGCTCACTATGACAAATTTGCCATTTTGTAATTCAAAGTAAT from bacterium includes these protein-coding regions:
- a CDS encoding prepilin-type N-terminal cleavage/methylation domain-containing protein, whose amino-acid sequence is MALEIFKKINNEKGISLVELVVAVSVFSMVITAASGIFINALKAQKTIVAKQNVADNLRYIMEFMVKEMRMAQTDTVNPDLTFNDGAATPVTVKNGRFTKISFKNMSSSSIVYDFDSVNSKILRNDFGGTGGAQAISSDEVLITDLKFMVNNWNLTTGPAAAAPFITIWIKAKAKSGAGGETELQTSVSPRIY